CGGAATGGCGCACTGCAAATCACTTTTTTCTCGCTATAAGCTTACCTCGAGGCAACTATAAAGTAAAGAGAGGATTGCCTCAAGGAATATTGATACATGGCAATATTTTGCTTTTTCATGTATTGTTCAGCACCGTAGTCATCCAGCATGCGATACGATGCGCAATCGTTTGCTCGCCGGCCGGCCGGTTGGCAAGGCCAAGATGATGCTGTATTTAATTTCGGGCGATCCGTATAATTTGTTCTGCCACCGCAATACCGACATGACCACTACATGACAATCATTACCAAGACAGATCAAACTGCGCGCCATCAAGTCCTCGATTCCTGTCTGCTTGGACGTCCTGTCCATTTGCTGCATGTATTCGGCGCCCAGCTGCGCGACGACCTGGCCGTGGCCCTGCGCCAGCCGATGAGCCGGCGCTACTGGGGCAATTTCCAGATCGATGCCGTGACCTTGTCGCGCGTGGAGAGCGAGGACAGCGCGAATCGCTGGCTGAGTTTTTCCACGCCGGCCGGTCAGCCGGGCTTTGCGCTCGAACGGCAGATCCTCTTGAGCGTGCTGAACTATCGCTACGGTAGTGCCGGCGCCAAGGGCGCGCTGCCCGATCCGGCGCAAGTGCGCGTGACGGCCACGGAAGAGCGCCTCGCTGTGGTGCTGGGACAACAGTTGGTGAACAGTTTGTTCACGCGCATCCACAAGAATCTGCAAACCCTGGGCAAGAGCAGCGAGATCGACACCAGTGCCGAGGTGGCCGTGCAGTCTGGCGTGCACCCGGCGCGCGGCAGCTGGATCGTCACCGTGTCGCTCAGCGACGTCGAGGCGGGGCAGAGCGGCCAGTTCTGGTTCTCGCTGGACAAGCGCCTGATGGCCGATGTGCTGCGCGGCCTGCTGCC
This window of the Janthinobacterium agaricidamnosum genome carries:
- a CDS encoding FliM/FliN family flagellar motor switch protein, translated to MTIITKTDQTARHQVLDSCLLGRPVHLLHVFGAQLRDDLAVALRQPMSRRYWGNFQIDAVTLSRVESEDSANRWLSFSTPAGQPGFALERQILLSVLNYRYGSAGAKGALPDPAQVRVTATEERLAVVLGQQLVNSLFTRIHKNLQTLGKSSEIDTSAEVAVQSGVHPARGSWIVTVSLSDVEAGQSGQFWFSLDKRLMADVLRGLLPERAQAKKALRGSVRPLASRLQVTLEGRLVSKQMQLGALFDLRVGDVIPVSLSRTDVMLDDSRLFTAAVSEHKGKLCLTSFEDVE